The Priestia koreensis genomic interval TCTTCACCATATGCATACGCATATCCATATGCGAATACGCGATCTACGTAGCCCTTTAACACAGCAGGAAGACCTGTCCACCAAATAGGGTAAATGAACGTTACAACATCAGCATTTGTTATATATTCTTGCTCGGCTTTTATGTCTGCTGGCGTTTCCCCTTTTTGAAACGTTTCAAAGTCTTGTCCACTTAAAATCGGATTAAAATGAAGCTTATACAAATCACGCACAACTACATGGTGACCCTGTTCTTCTAATGAAGCTACTGTTGTTTTTAAAATAGCGTGATTAAAGCTTTCTGGATTTGGATGAGCATACACGATTAAATGATTCATTTTTCATTCTCCTCTTTTAGTTTGATATCTAACTATCAGCACGAAGAAAAGGCAGATTCAAAACCTACCTAATACTTTTTCGAGCAATTCCTCTAGCTGAACTTGTTCTCCAGAAGATAAATCACCGTACACTACCTCATTTAGCACGTCTGAAACTTCTTGGAAAATTCCTTGAAGTTCTTCGCCCTTTCTAGTTAAGGTAATATAGGTCACGCGACTATCCTCAGCAGCTCGTTGTTTTTGGATCAGCTCCAAACTAACAAGCTTATTGACAAGAACTGTAACCGTTGGTTTTGTTCGATAAATTGCTTCCGCCAGCTCTTTCATCGTCAGACGCTTAAATTTATATAGTGCCCACAGTAAATCACCGTGTGAAGGTGCAAGACCTGTTACCCCACGTTTATGAAGCTCTGACAACAGAAGATGATTGGCTTCTTCTCTAATTCGACTAATAAGTGATACTGCATTTTTCTTCGCCATATTGCTATTATAGTTAGATATCTAACTATAGTCAAGAAAAAAAGTGACTTCTCTGTCACTCAGTTTGTATGACGCATTTTTTTTAGCGGATACATCACGAACTCGCTTGTGCCAATAATTCGTTTTTCACTAATCAGGCCTAGCCCGTTACGACTATCTTTGCTGATTAGTCGATTATCCCCCATTACGAAGAAAAAATGCTCCGGAACTTTCATTGGTCCAAAATCGTTTGTAAGAAGCATGTCGTATTCTTGTGCTTGCTTTAAGTTATGATTTAAATACGGCTCTTGAATAATTTTCCCGTTGATGTAAAGCCGATCTCTCTTCATCTCAATTGTATCTCCCGGAAGCCCAATCACACGCTTTACATAGTGACGTTTTTTGGCCTGCTCTTTGTTTTTTATAATCACGATATCACCATGCTTAATGTCTCCAAGCGATGCAGCCAATTTATTAATAAACAAACGCTCACCGTTTTCTAACGTCGGAT includes:
- a CDS encoding NAD(P)H-dependent oxidoreductase, which gives rise to MNHLIVYAHPNPESFNHAILKTTVASLEEQGHHVVVRDLYKLHFNPILSGQDFETFQKGETPADIKAEQEYITNADVVTFIYPIWWTGLPAVLKGYVDRVFAYGYAYAYGEDGTMQRLLSGKKGFMINTHGTPKEVYDEIGMTQSLKQTSDTGIFEFVGIEPVGHLLFGGVPQVDDAARKEMLVEVKQTVKALF
- a CDS encoding MarR family winged helix-turn-helix transcriptional regulator, with the translated sequence MAKKNAVSLISRIREEANHLLLSELHKRGVTGLAPSHGDLLWALYKFKRLTMKELAEAIYRTKPTVTVLVNKLVSLELIQKQRAAEDSRVTYITLTRKGEELQGIFQEVSDVLNEVVYGDLSSGEQVQLEELLEKVLGRF
- the lepB gene encoding signal peptidase I, with the protein product MTHRQKNKEKISWFRALLYAIGIAFLVRTFLITPYTVSGASMNPTLENGERLFINKLAASLGDIKHGDIVIIKNKEQAKKRHYVKRVIGLPGDTIEMKRDRLYINGKIIQEPYLNHNLKQAQEYDMLLTNDFGPMKVPEHFFFVMGDNRLISKDSRNGLGLISEKRIIGTSEFVMYPLKKMRHTN